One window from the genome of Elaeis guineensis isolate ETL-2024a chromosome 5, EG11, whole genome shotgun sequence encodes:
- the LOC140858108 gene encoding DNA-directed RNA polymerases II, IV and V subunit 9A-like, with the protein MSTMTFCRECNNILYPKEDREQKILLYACRNCDHQEVADNNCVYRNEVHHSIGERTQVLQDVAADPTLPRTKSVRCAVCNHPEAVFFQVYSCSCFLYMLE; encoded by the exons ATGAGTACCATGACGTTTTGCCGAGAATG CAACAATATACTTTACCCAAAGGAAGACAGGGAACAGAAGATCCTCCTCTATGCCTGCCGCAACTGTGACCATCAG GAGGTAGCCGATAACAACTGTGTCTATAGAAATGAGGTACATCACTCCATTGGGGAGCGCACACAAGTTCTGCAAGATGTAGCAGCGGATCCAACTCTTCCCCGGACTAAATCTGTTCGATGCGCGGTGTGCAACCATCCAGAAGCTGTTTTCTTCCAGGTATATTCTTGTTCATGTTTTTTGTATATGCTGGAATAG